A genome region from Panicum virgatum strain AP13 chromosome 4K, P.virgatum_v5, whole genome shotgun sequence includes the following:
- the LOC120703794 gene encoding UDP-glycosyltransferase 73B4-like: MAYAGAPAVANAAAADNGARSMANATTAINAAAATAHHGANGAPASGSGRDHVVIFPFMAKGHMLPLLHLATALSARRGGLGLRVTLVTTPGNVAFARSRLPASVSLVALPFPPLPPLPAGVESTNALPSPSLHLAFLRATALLRAPFAAFLASLPSPPLALVSDFFLGFTRRVAANAGVRRVVFNGMSCFASAICKALAASPPASFEPGAQLRVPALPDHVVVWAEEVPDGVANRADPDNPFTRFFAREIGDSDVRSWGVLVNSFAALDGDYVPGLESFYEPGSRAWLVGPLFLAAAGDDMSPEGEKEHDPEGCLAWLDERAAQPGSVVYVSFGTQAHVTDAQLDELVHGLARSGRPFLWAVRSDTWSPPAGVGPDGRIVRGWVPQRSVLAHRAVGGFVSHCGWNSVMESLAAGKPLLAWPMIAEQHLNARHVANILGVGVRVAVRPGAGVVGRADVEEKVRELMDAGSKAARSMRERAAWAQQAAESAVSRGGTSATTLRNLVEELQRTYGDVVGKESEVRGTK, encoded by the coding sequence ATGGCCTACGCCGGCGCCCCTGCCGtggccaacgccgccgccgccgacaatgGTGCTCGTTCCATGGCCAACGCCACTACCGCaatcaacgccgccgccgccaccgcccaccatGGCGCGAACGGCGCGCCCGCGTCAGGATCAGGCCGCGACCACGTGGTCATCTTCCCCTTCATGGCCAAGGGCCACATGCTCCCGCTGCTCCACTTGGCCACGGCCctctcggcgcggcgcgggggcctCGGCCTCCGCGTGACCCTGGTCACCACGCCGGGCAACGTGGCCTTCGCCCGGAGCCGGCTGCCGGCGTCGGTGTCGCTCGTCGCGCTCCCGTtcccgccgctcccgccgctgccggcgggcGTCGAGTCCACCAACGCCCTCCCGTCCCCGTCGCTGCACCTGGCGTTCCTGCGCGCCACGGCGCTCCTGCGGGCGCCCTTCGCCGCGTTCCTGGCCTCGCTCCCGTCCCCGCCGCTCGCGCTCGTCTCCGACTTCTTCCTCGGGTTCacgcgccgcgtcgccgccaaCGCCGGCGTCCGCCGCGTCGTGTTCAACGGCATGTCCTGCTTCGCGTCGGCGATCTGCAAGGCGCTCGCCGCGAGCCCGCCGGCCAGCTTCGAGCCCGGCGCGCAGCTCCGCGTGCCCGCCCTGCCGGACCACGTGGTGGTCTGGGCGGAGGAGGTCCCCGACGGGGTGGCCAACAGGGCCGACCCCGACAACCCCTTCACCCGGTTCTTCGCGCGCGAGATCGGCGACTCGGACGTGCGCAGCTGGGGCGTCCTCGTCAACAGCTTCGCCGCGCTGGACGGGGACTACGTGCCGGGCCTGGAGTCCTTCTACGAGCCGGGGTCCCGCGCCTGGCTCGTCGGCCCGctgttcctcgccgccgccggcgacgacatGTCGCCGGAGGGCGAGAAGGAGCACGACCCCGAGGGCTGCCTCGCGTGGCTCGACGAGAGGGCGGCGCAGCCGGGGTCCGTGGTCTACGTCTCGTTCGGCACGCAGGCCCACGTCACGGACGCGCAGCTCGACGAGCTGGTGCACGGGCTGGCGCGGTCCGGCCGGCCCTTCCTCTGGGCGGTCCGGTCCGACacgtggtcgccgccggcgggcgtGGGCCCCGACGGCCGGATCGTCCGCGGGTGGGTCCCGCAGCGAAGCGTCCTTGCCCACAGGGCGGTCGGCGGGTTCGTGAGccactgcgggtggaactcggTGATGGAGAGCCTCGCCGCCGGGAAGCCCCTGCTGGCGTGGCCGATGATCGCCGAGCAGCACCTGAACGCGAGGCACGTCGCCAACATCCTGGGCGTCGGCGTCAGGGTGGCCGTGAGGCCCGGCGCGGGCGTCGTCGGGCGGGCGGACGTGGAGGAGAAGGTGCGGGAGCTCATGGACGCCGGCAGCAAGGCGGCGAGGAGCATGCGGGAGAGGGCCGCGTGGGCGCAGCAGGCAGCGGAGTCGGCGGTGAGCCGCGGTGGAACTTCGGCCACGACGTTGCGGAATCTGGTGGAGGAGCTGCAGCGGACCTACGGTGACGTCGTAGGCAAAGAAAGCGAGGTGAGGGGGACAAAATAG